The region agtcagattgcgtggcgctaaaaaaatattgtgtgtcaatttaagcacagtcatgtataacttttctaaggtaacgtttcatatgtcgacccttagccgaggatacctcactggaatcttctgatttttttcttgtagtttgtgtaattagtgtagattttgtttattgcaagcgcgtaattgtagagagaatctcctttgtagttgcagtatttcattgttgtacagtaaaacaggtgtggcacgcatgtaaatttgcaccaagtatttcgcagctccgcttgcaattaaccagatattattttcagtgctatattaatgtcttctcttattttttctcttcaaattgtgtttttctgtgttatcgtgtgaaatattgtgacaataatggcgtgtgaaaagcgtaatactaggctccaaagtaaactgagaaatgacagtgaagacgaaagcagtgtgttagcgccaccatttagtgaattaactaatgttcaaagtagtaatttggtaattgtgcatagggaaatggagcgtgctgcaaataatggtgtaggcagtgaaacaattagtgaaaagagaagcattatcgatcgatcgctcggcaacagctcgcctcaggattccgaaatgacaggtcacaatcttgcaaatactgtagattcaggttctgcgtcctcaccattttctcaaatacatcaagacacattttctgcttttcaacatgcgaatatttccggttcaaattcactgccgaatagcactgaggaacatgtttcagacaccagtgcactgttattacagttaatgcaacaaatgggacaaaggctacaatagttagacacaacgcttgaacaaaatcagaaacaaatgggacaaaatcttcaaacgttagacacaatggaacaaaatcttcaaaagttagacacaatggaacaacaccagagacaaacacagcaacagttagacaaaatggaacaaaatcttcaaaagtaataatgtatatagcagtccatgacatccagtcttacaaatttcaaaactccgccatctctctccccacatccaccactgctggcggctcacctccaactgcgcaacgctatgcgctgtgaacagccaactgcccaacactacaatggcgaatattacaacagtgccacacagccacagactgcacacagcacatccagtgatttccatacagagcgctatgtggcgttaccaatataaaaacctaaacaggataCTTACAGTACACAACCGCGGCGTGACCTCTTGTAGCCGGCCGTACACGGCCTGTTGAAGGGCTGGCCGGCACGCTGTCTCCGTCCCTTGCTCTGGTCGGCTGTCTCACTGAGGGAGACTTCGCTGGCAGCTGCGTCCTGCGCCACTATGGGCGCGTTCAGCACTGGATCTGTATCATCCACGAGGATCACTTCCTCAGCTGGGACTTCTGCAGCAACCACTTCTCTAACAGACAAGCAGAACAGAAAAAAAGATATTAATAGCAATAGGGAATCATGTGTACCAATAACTAAGAACAAATTCGTTTCTTATACCGTCTCCCAAAACTGAAAACATGAATGAATGTTTCGCAATACTCCTCTAGTGCAACTTCCAGTTAACGTAAATCTTTTATTGTATATAGGTTCCGACTTTTATGCAGAACattgttttttcttgttacccaaacatgtttctgcACCCCTGTCCCATCATCTGTGCATTTTGTTTAATGAAgaaattgattttacattatacGGTTTTGCAGGAGCATCTATATGGTGTCCTCCACTGACAGCGTGCGgtgttttgttgtgactgatccttcttctttCGCGTTCCGATGGCACTGTGCACTAGTATTAAATGTACTTCGTGTACTTTCGGTTTTGAAAACGCATTTTCACTTCACGAAATGCGCTGTACACGATGTTATACTGGTTAGTATTAATGTTCGAAAATAttagccaaaaatatccatttctACGTCAACAGACACTGTGGCAGAGGCTTACTCGTTTATATAACAGTGGCCACTTACATCTTTATTCAAAGCGGAAGCAATAATTGTTTACAATGTACTACAgtggtatatggttcaaatggctctgagcactatgggaattaacagctgaggtcatcagtcccctagaacttagaactactcaaacctaactaacctaaggacatcacacacatccatgcccgaggcaggattcgaacctgcgaccgtagcggccgcgcggttccagactgaggcgcctagaaccgctcggccacattggccggctacaGTGTTATAGAGGAAGTGGAAACAAATCAGTTAATGCAGGACACTTGTGGTCCATTAATTCTGGAAACTACCACACAAGGTCCTACAAAGACAACCTAAGCTACAGTGCATGAGCGGCATACATGATTCTCAGTATTCTCTCGCTGTCTGCGCGGAAACCATTGGCCC is a window of Schistocerca gregaria isolate iqSchGreg1 chromosome 8, iqSchGreg1.2, whole genome shotgun sequence DNA encoding:
- the LOC126284924 gene encoding uncharacterized protein LOC126284924 isoform X2; this encodes MKTECTVAILLVCALVMAQTFQDGAGLRREVVAAEVPAEEVILVDDTDPVLNAPIVAQDAAASEVSLSETADQSKGRRQRAGQPFNRPCTAGYKRSRRGCVLVTA
- the LOC126284924 gene encoding uncharacterized protein LOC126284924 isoform X1 — its product is MKTECTVAILLVCALVMAQTFQDGAGLRREVVAAEVPAEEVILVDDTDPVLNAPIVAQDAAASEVSLSETADQSKGRRQRAGQPFNRPCTAGYKRSRRGCVLNWTESVDKLGEEV